In Citrus sinensis cultivar Valencia sweet orange chromosome 4, DVS_A1.0, whole genome shotgun sequence, one DNA window encodes the following:
- the LOC102623135 gene encoding palmitoyl-acyl carrier protein thioesterase, chloroplastic-like, which produces MSMAATNDVTLCYAAKAGWFNASWPSIKPKRCRSFSVIASASNQGSLEMISGKKVNGIRHVHEAPNVRTKINSHDDELVVKQSQQPDNSPLRACLLGRFVEDRFVYRQTFSIRSYEIGPDKTATMETLMNLLQETALNHVTSSGLAGNGFGATREMSLRKLIWVVTRIHIQVQRYSSWGDVVEIDTWVDASGKNAMRRDWIIRDYRTQDIITRATSTWVIMNRETRRLSKIPEQVRQEVLPFYLNTFAIDKEKTDVGKIDKLTDQTAGRIRSGLAPRWSDMDANQHVNNVKYIGWILESVPIHVLEDYNMTSMTLEYRRECRQSNLLESLTSTTASVTEDSNNNNKNKNSHNHNHNSSNNRKADLEYTHLLRMQADKAEIIRARSEWQSKDEH; this is translated from the exons ATGTCCATGGCAGCCACCAATGATGTAACATTGTGCTATGCTGCGAAGGCAGGGTGGTTTAATGCTTCATGGCCTTCAATCAAACCGAAACGATGTAGAAGCTTTTCAGTGATTGCAAGTGCAAGTAATCAAGGGAGCTTGGAGATGATAAGTGGAAAGAAAGTGAATGGAATTCGCCACGTTCATGAAGCACCGAATGTACGAACAAAGATTAATAGCCATGATGATGAGCTGGTTGTTAAACAAAGCCAGCAGCCTGATAATTCTCCTCTTCGCGCATGTTTGCTGGGAAGGTTTGTGGAGGATAGGTTTGTATATCGGCAGACTTTCAGTATCAGGTCATATGAAATTGGACCTGACAAAACTGCTACCATGGAGACCCTCATGAATCTCCTCCAG GAGACTGCTTTGAATCATGTGACAAGCTCTGGACTTGCTGGAAATGGATTCGGTGCTACACGTGAAATGAGCCTCAGGAAACTCATTTGGGTTGTCACCCGCATCCACATTCAAGTACAGAGATATAGCAGCTG GGGAGATGTTGTTGAGATCGATACATGGGTTGATGCTTCTGGAAAGAATGCAATGCGTAGAGACTGGATCATTCGAGACTACCGCACCCAAGACATAATAACAAGAGCAACAAG CACCTGGGTAATCATGAACAGAGAAACTAGAAGGTTATCCAAGATTCCTGAACAAGTGAGGCAAGAGGTGCTACCATTTTACCTAAACACTTTTGCAATTGACAAAGAGAAGACCGATGTTGGAAAAATCGACAAGCTAACTGATCAAACCGCTGGGAGAATTCGATCTGGTTTAGCT CCAAGATGGAGTGACATGGATGCCAACCAGCATGTAAACAATGTCAAATACATAGGATGGATTTTGGAG AGTGTGCCAATACATGTATTGGAAGATTACAATATGACAAGCATGACACTAGAGTATCGACGAGAGTGTCGGCAATCAAATTTGCTGGAGTCCTTGACAAGTACAACAGCCAGCGTTACTGAGGactccaataataataataagaataagaatagtcataatcataatcataattcAAGTAATAATCGGAAAGCAGACTTGGAATATACTCATCTACTTCGCATGCAGGCAGATAAGGCTGAGATAATTCGAGCAAGATCAGAATGGCAATCCAAAGACGAGCACTAG
- the LOC102623410 gene encoding HVA22-like protein e: MSRFWNLIYGVHSLAGPVLMLLYPLYASVVAIESPSKVDDEQWLAYWILYSFLTLTEMVLQPVLEWIPIWYSVKLVLAAWLVLPQFRGAAFIYERFVRQQIRQYRGGKDHHQHQHRKSSPTGTGKGKNKFVDFIMPKKGEHEAY; the protein is encoded by the exons atgagtcGTTTCTGGAATTTGATCTATGGTGTTCATTCACTTGCAGg GCCAGTTCTGATGCTGCTGTATCCCTT ATATGCATCAGTTGTGGCAATTGAGAGCCCATCAAAAGTGGATGATGAGCAGTGGCTTGCTTATTGGATTTTGTATTCATTTCTAACTCTTACTGAGATGGTACTCCAACCGGTTTTAGAGTG gatacCAATTTGGTACTCGGTGAAGCTAGTACTAGCGGCATGGCTGGTTCTGCCACAGTTCAGAGGTGCGGCTTTTATATATGAAAGGTTTGTCAGACAGCAAATTAGGCAGTACAGAGGAGGTAAAGATCATCATCAGCATCAGCATCGCAAGTCTTCTCCTACTGGCACTGGCAAGGGCAAGAACAAGTTTGTGGACTTTATTATGCCGAAGAAA GGGGAGCACGAGGCATACTAA